Proteins found in one Triticum urartu cultivar G1812 chromosome 4, Tu2.1, whole genome shotgun sequence genomic segment:
- the LOC125553767 gene encoding uncharacterized protein LOC125553767 gives MERRRGRAPWRGVGNNVFNQADGYVNGGLDQTDSGSVNQGGGGSGTGCDMDGEWIVTLELSFGSKKAMKGACGIRVSNEGFGAAECGCKLTPVIRVCNEGFDAGRRFLSCPYEGLNSCGYLRWMDDAWQGRSRVVIGKLANDNQKLQNALLDKEQDIQRMKKERNKLDEQRKGREKLDLFLVLVVLASVVIYALVALVSRGFV, from the exons ATGGAGAGACGACGCGGTCGAGCGCCATGGAGAGGCGTTGGGAACAACGTCTTCAACCAAGCCGACGGCTATGTCAACGGCGGCTTGGACCAAACCGACAGCGGCTCTGTCAaccaaggcggcggcggctctggCACCGGATGCGACATGGATGGCGAGTGGATAGTCACATTAGAGCTTAGTTTTGGCTCCAAAAAAGCGATGAAG GGGGCATGCGGAATTAGGGTTTCCAATGAAGGATTTGGTGCGGCTGAATGTGGGTGCAAATTGACGCCAGTTATTAGGGTTTgcaatgaaggatttgatgcaggCCGACGATTTCTGAGTTGTCCATACGAG GGGTTAAACTCCTGTGGGTATTTGAGGTGGATGGATGATGCATGGCAGGGCAGATCAAGGGTGGTAATTGGAAAGCTTGCAAATGACAACCAGAAGCTACAAAATGCTTTGCTTGACAAGGAACAAGACATTCAGAggatgaagaaagagaggaaTAAATTAGATGAGCAGAGAAAAGGTAGGGAAAAATTAGATTTGTTTCTAGTACTTGTTGTTCTTGCAAGTGTAGTGATTTATGCTCTTGTTGCATTGGTTAGTAGGGGATTTGTGTGA